A part of Amphiprion ocellaris isolate individual 3 ecotype Okinawa chromosome 16, ASM2253959v1, whole genome shotgun sequence genomic DNA contains:
- the si:ch211-51a6.2 gene encoding neurotrypsin: MDRRKAVPGFVPCCLFLVLAVSAEVSERRHLYRKQSEVPLSCSEGFTELGYYNGSVSHTNSGSPCLKWTDFPDYMQQYPGRGLGDHSFCRNPDRETNPWCFFKQNSGAIGWAYCDCQNGAARLVGGSSGNSGRLEIYLNGKWGAVCDTHWTDRDASVICRQLGVSEIGTALQHSYFGPGSLFHYERLGCRGNENSLLECQSRKFVTSDCNHGNEAGVICAEPEGTRIPLRLVGGLEDFEGRIEVYHNGRWGTICDDQWDDTDAEVVCRQLGLGGVAKAWPWAHFGQGFGPILLDEVQCTGNELSLEECPHSNWEQHNCDHTEDAGVSCNSHTDGAVRLVGAESHQEGRVEIYYQGQWGSVCDDNWTELNAQVVCRQLGFRGRAEVAPDGVYEESHGLILLDEVQCQGTEASLLLCIHSEWGHHDCSHSEDVGVRCERDGDTKMIPSISPFTGPLVRLVAGESRKEGRVEVFINGQWGSVCDDGWNDVNAAVVCRQLGFIGAAKARSMAYFGEGRGPIHLDNVRCLGTEMYLGQCLTEGQDGHDCRHSEDAGVICDYTLDPVSDAAMAMQTCGLRLNNQRRRRRIIGGDKSLRGEWPWQVSLWLRSQSKGNHPLCGGSLINSCWVVTAAHCFKRFGRDPIRYTLRLGDYHTEEQDDFERTLSPDRIVIHRKYHSQGWEYDIALLRLKGTEGNCVAFNPHTGAVCLPEPGTKWEKRPAACVITGWGITDSEYSRTLLQAWVPLLPAWKCKKRYGDRFTSRMLCAGSLSEHHRVDSCQGDSGGPLVCQGEGGRWVLTGVISWGHGCGNPSFPGVYTRVSRFLQWIDKVINKPYKN; encoded by the exons ATGGACCGGAGGAAAGCCGTTCCCGGGTTTGTCCCCTGCTGTCTGTTCCTGGTCCTGGCTGTCTCTGCAGAG GTGTCTGAAAGGCGACACTTATATAGAAAACAAAGTGAAG TGCCTTTGTCCTGTTCAGAGGGCTTCACAGAACTGGGCTACTACAATGGCTCAGTTTCCCACACAAACTCAGGCTCTCCATGCCTGAAGTGGACTGACTTCCCAGACTACATGCAGCAATATCCGGGCCGAGGTCTGGGAGATCACAGCTTCTGCCGGAACCCAGACCGAGAGACCAACCCCTGGTGCTTCTTCAAGCAGAACTCTGGTGCCATTGGCTGGGCCTATTGTGACTGCCAGAACG GAGCAGCCAGATTGGTGGGGGGATCATCAGGCAACAGTGGGCGCCTGGAGATCTACCTGAATGGCAAGTGGGGGGCAGTATGTGACACCCACTGGACCGACCGCGATGCCAGTGTCATATGCAGACAGCTGGGAGTGAG TGAAATTGGTACGGCGCTCCAGCATTCCTACTTTGGTCCAGGTTCCCTGTTCCACTATGAGCGTCTAGGTTGCCGTGGTAATGAGAATTCCCTTCTAGAGTGCCAGAGCAGGAAGTTTGTCACCAGTGACTGTAACCATGGCAATGAAGCAGGGGTGATTTGTGCTGAACCTGAAG GGACCAGGATCCCTCTGAGGCTGGTTGGAGGCTTGGAGGACTTTGAAGGCCGTATTGAGGTGTACCATAATGGCAGATGGGGAACCATTTGTGATGACCAGTGGGATGACACTGATGCTGAGGTGGTGTGCCGACAGTTGGGCCTGGG GGGCGTGGCCAAAGCATGGCCATGGGCTCACTTTGGCCAGGGTTTTGGTCCCATCTTGCTGGATGAGGTTCAGTGCACAGGCAATGAACTTTCTCTGGAGGAATGTCCACATAGCAACTGGGAGCAACATAACTGTGACCACACAGAAGATGCGGGGGTATCTTGCAATTCACACACAG ACGGTGCAGTTCGTCTAGTGGGAGCAGAGAGTCACCAGGAGGGTCGAGTGGAAATTTACTACCAGGGACAGTGGGGCTCTGTTTGTGATGACAACTGGACAGAACTCAACGCCCAGGTAGTGTGTCGACAGCTGGGCTTCAG GGGCAGAGCAGAGGTGGCTCCTGATGGTGTGTATGAAGAAAGTCATGGGCTGATCTTGTTGGATGAGGTGCAGTGTCAGGGAACAGAGGCCAGTTTGCTGCTCTGCATCCATTCTGAATGGGGCCACCATGACTGCTCACACAGTGAGGATGTAGGTGTCCGCTGTGAGAGGGATGGTGATACCAAGATGATTCCAAGCATTTCCCCTTTTACTG GCCCTCTGGTACGTTTGGTTGCGGGAGAGAGCAGGAAGGAAGGCAGAGTGGAGGTCTTCATTAACGGACAGTGGGGAAGTGTGTGTGATGATGGCTGGAATGATGTCAATGCAGCGGTAGTTTGCAGACAGCTGGGATTCAT TGGTGCGGCTAAAGCTCGATCGATGGCATATTTTGGTGAAGGCCGAGGTCCCATCCATCTGGACAATGTTCGGTGCTTGGGCACTGAGATGTATTTAGGTCAGTGTCTGACTGAAGGTCAAGATGGCCATGATTGTCGTCACAGTGAGGATGCAGGTGTTATCTGTGATTACACTCTGGATCCTGTGAGTGATGCTGCCATGGCAATGCAGACCTGTGGCCTGAGACTCAATAATCAGCGTCGTCGACGCAGAATTATAGGAGGAGATAAGTCACTGAG GGGTGAGTGGCCCTGGCAAGTGTCTCTGTGGCTCAGGTCTCAGTCTAAAGGCAATCATCCTCTGTGTGGAGGATCACTCATCAACAGTTGCTGGGTTGTGACCGCCGCCCACTGCTTCAAGAG ATTTGGCAGAGACCCCATCCGCTATACTTTGCGCCTGGGAGACTACCACACTGAGGAACAAGATGACTTTGAACGCACCTTGTCCCCTGATCGCATTGTTATCCACAGGAAGTACCACAGTCAGGGCTGGGAGTATGATATCGCTCTGCTGCGCCTCAAAGGCACAGAGGGCAACTGTGTGGCATTCAATCCTCACACGGGTGCAGTGTGTCTTCCAGAGCCAGGTACAAAGTGGGAGAAGAGGCCTGCTGCCTGTGTGATCACTGGCTGGGGCATCACAG ACTCGGAGTACTCCCGGACCCTGCTCCAAGCCTGGGTCCCCTTGCTTCCAGCCTGGAAGTGTAAGAAACGATATGGTGATCGCTTCACCAGCCGCATGCTGTGTGCTGGGAGTCTGTCAGAGCACCACCGTGTGGACAGCTGCCAGGGGGACAGTGGGGGTCCGCTGGTTTGCCAAGGGGAGGGGGGTCGTTGGGTGCTGACAGGCGTAATCTCTTGGGGGCACGGCTGTGGTAACCCCTCATTCCCTGGTGTGTATACCCGTGTTAGCAGGTTCCTGCAATGGATTGACAAGGTTATCAATAAACCCTACAAGAACTAA